A region from the Salicibibacter cibarius genome encodes:
- a CDS encoding site-specific integrase: protein MRLKQPNEVLKRTIRKLDMHPITIHGMRHTHASLLFEAGVDIKDVQERLGHSDIKMTLDIYTHVTETKQEKSAQTFANYMQDETLGDKLVTLGKFKDGNS, encoded by the coding sequence ATGCGGTTGAAGCAACCGAACGAAGTTTTGAAACGGACAATACGAAAACTGGACATGCACCCCATTACCATTCACGGGATGAGACACACCCATGCTTCTCTTTTATTTGAAGCAGGCGTAGACATTAAAGATGTACAGGAACGTTTGGGGCATTCCGACATAAAAATGACATTAGACATCTATACACATGTCACCGAAACGAAGCAAGAAAAGAGTGCACAAACATTCGCAAATTATATGCAAGATGAAACTTTGGGTGACAAATTGGTGACATTAGGCAAATTTAAAGATGGAAACTCCTGA
- a CDS encoding MBL fold metallo-hydrolase: MKRKLLHTIFLSFVIAMMGCDVETDDDEETVDAEAEENEEESEQESNEDEEIEEQGTEEDENGDEETSDEEESNEEEESAEEAEGDLTAHFIDVGQGDSILLEGPDFNILVDTGRHDRDEVVPYIEDQDIEQLDLVVGTHSHADHIGQLDRVMHNLDIDEVWMNGEEGTSDTFERALDAVLESDADYEEPDAGDTDEIGSAEIEVVHPQSLSGDPNDDSIVMSVSYGDTSFMLTGDAEEAAESEMVNSDHELDADILKVGHHGSDTSSTSSFLEEVSPETAVYQAGEGNSYGHPHDEAVDRITSMDIELYGTAEHGHVLITTDGDSYDVETVSDSEPTSSSEEPETDADSEDESSEEEETEEEESTEEDAEEETGSSEACEDGEVAINSASEEELQEIVEIGDDRAGQIIDLRDSQDFESYSDLTRIDGIADARADTIEEQGIICFD, translated from the coding sequence TTGAAGAGAAAGCTACTACATACTATTTTTCTGTCCTTCGTCATTGCAATGATGGGTTGTGACGTTGAAACGGATGACGATGAAGAGACTGTCGATGCCGAGGCAGAGGAAAACGAGGAAGAAAGTGAGCAAGAAAGTAATGAAGACGAAGAAATAGAAGAGCAAGGCACCGAAGAAGATGAGAATGGCGATGAGGAAACTTCGGATGAAGAAGAATCCAATGAGGAGGAAGAGAGCGCCGAAGAAGCTGAAGGAGATTTAACCGCCCATTTCATTGATGTAGGGCAAGGAGATTCGATTCTTTTAGAAGGTCCTGATTTCAATATACTTGTTGATACCGGAAGACATGATCGGGACGAGGTCGTTCCTTACATTGAAGACCAAGACATTGAGCAGTTGGATTTGGTTGTAGGCACGCACTCACACGCCGACCATATAGGCCAGCTTGATCGAGTTATGCATAACCTTGATATAGATGAAGTTTGGATGAATGGGGAAGAAGGAACTTCAGACACATTTGAACGTGCTCTCGATGCTGTTCTTGAATCTGATGCTGATTATGAAGAACCTGACGCAGGGGATACCGATGAAATCGGTAGTGCAGAGATCGAAGTGGTTCATCCTCAGTCATTATCAGGTGATCCAAACGATGATTCAATCGTGATGAGTGTATCATATGGCGATACTTCCTTTATGTTAACAGGAGACGCAGAAGAAGCAGCAGAATCAGAAATGGTCAATAGCGATCACGAACTTGATGCGGACATTTTGAAAGTTGGGCACCACGGATCGGACACATCCAGCACGTCATCATTTTTAGAAGAAGTGTCTCCGGAAACGGCTGTCTATCAAGCAGGTGAAGGTAACAGCTATGGTCATCCCCATGATGAAGCAGTGGATCGAATTACGTCTATGGATATTGAATTATACGGAACAGCAGAACATGGACATGTCCTTATCACGACAGATGGAGACAGTTATGATGTAGAAACTGTATCAGATTCTGAACCAACCTCATCCTCAGAAGAACCTGAAACCGATGCTGATTCAGAAGACGAGTCATCGGAAGAGGAAGAAACTGAAGAGGAAGAGTCTACAGAAGAAGATGCGGAAGAAGAAACAGGATCTTCAGAAGCATGCGAAGATGGAGAAGTTGCCATTAATTCGGCATCAGAAGAAGAACTTCAAGAAATTGTAGAAATTGGGGATGATCGAGCAGGACAGATTATTGATCTTAGGGATTCCCAGGATTTTGAGTCTTACAGCGATTTAACACGTATAGATGGAATTGCTGATGCACGTGCCGATACGATAGAAGAACAAGGGATTATTTGCTTTGATTAA
- a CDS encoding DUF3006 domain-containing protein: MAEKAVLDRIEDGKHAVLLIGDEEKEKIIPSSELPEGSKEGMWFQVDLEDSKIVKISIDQAETKKREKRISDKMAKLKKKKGGKF; encoded by the coding sequence ATGGCGGAAAAAGCGGTCCTCGATCGTATTGAAGATGGCAAACATGCCGTGCTATTGATAGGGGATGAAGAGAAAGAAAAGATCATACCTTCTAGTGAATTGCCCGAAGGATCAAAAGAAGGTATGTGGTTTCAAGTCGACCTTGAGGATAGCAAAATCGTTAAAATCTCCATCGATCAAGCGGAGACGAAAAAGCGAGAAAAGCGAATATCAGACAAAATGGCGAAACTGAAAAAGAAAAAAGGCGGTAAGTTTTAA
- a CDS encoding tyrosine-type recombinase/integrase translates to MQSQKERNYWTKKEVNDFLRRSVSVLSTDFRTLFRVLLFSGTRKGEAVALTWNDVDFRNNTIRVNKTLSMDYGEVQRPKTSSAHRLISLDD, encoded by the coding sequence ATGCAAAGTCAGAAAGAACGTAATTATTGGACGAAAAAGGAAGTCAACGATTTTCTGCGCCGATCCGTTTCTGTGCTGTCTACTGATTTTCGCACGCTCTTTCGGGTATTGCTGTTTTCTGGCACCCGTAAAGGTGAGGCCGTGGCGCTCACATGGAATGATGTAGATTTTAGGAACAACACAATCCGCGTCAATAAAACCTTATCCATGGATTATGGAGAGGTGCAGCGCCCAAAAACATCATCTGCGCATCGACTTATATCATTAGATGACTAA
- a CDS encoding two-component system sensor histidine kinase NtrB, whose translation MDVLTPNRSNIGQTYIFDELSWEIRLVLKKDGTILYKNKAATDLFSVSSNFFFTLHTAEWMRVMSFFREMQEVDQPREITFIHDIDRINHSVFYRGIYRNERFYLTGIARSAHSKEVMEDFTNRLPFGFIKVNAELKIIEKNRTFLDLALPKLELGTFTELSLGRLQLESEAGVSMHKAVTEAFQSQLVSEQMEEDREGGRLFRSLAVYMPAKQEVVGLLIDESTHIRYEQLLQYKQQMESVSHLAAGVAHELRNPLSVIRGFLQLSELTNSFHKYAKTIFSEVDRMNKILENFLSISRKKFDVKALSPMEVIDTVEDIIRSECLLNNVYFEASIAKTERVINMNETMIKQVLLNLLRNSMEAYKPEQRKVFSLITHEWPNDYEIQVKDNGPGIPGAIMKKIGEPFNTSKEKGTGIGISLSKKLLKTITVLFTWRAIKIREQPPLSHCLLCDSGPTIGIWVGRSRFKGSPFTNRQ comes from the coding sequence ATGGACGTTTTAACGCCAAATCGAAGCAATATTGGACAAACGTATATTTTTGATGAATTGAGTTGGGAAATCCGACTTGTTTTGAAAAAAGACGGGACTATTTTGTATAAAAATAAAGCAGCGACAGATCTGTTTTCCGTTAGTTCGAATTTTTTTTTCACGTTACATACAGCCGAATGGATGCGGGTCATGTCTTTTTTCAGGGAAATGCAAGAGGTGGACCAACCTCGTGAAATAACCTTCATTCATGACATCGACAGGATCAATCACTCCGTTTTTTATCGCGGAATTTACCGAAATGAACGCTTTTATTTAACCGGAATAGCGCGGTCTGCCCACTCAAAGGAAGTCATGGAGGATTTTACGAATCGATTGCCGTTTGGGTTTATAAAAGTGAACGCTGAATTAAAAATAATTGAAAAGAATAGGACGTTTCTAGATCTCGCGCTCCCAAAACTGGAGCTGGGAACATTTACTGAACTTTCGCTTGGACGTTTACAGTTGGAATCGGAAGCCGGTGTTTCCATGCACAAAGCGGTGACGGAAGCATTTCAGTCGCAATTGGTGAGCGAGCAGATGGAGGAAGACCGGGAAGGCGGACGTTTATTTAGAAGTTTAGCCGTATATATGCCTGCCAAGCAGGAAGTGGTCGGTCTTTTAATTGATGAGAGCACGCACATCAGATATGAGCAATTACTTCAGTATAAACAGCAAATGGAGTCCGTTTCCCATCTTGCTGCCGGGGTTGCCCATGAATTGCGAAATCCCCTGTCCGTCATTCGCGGGTTCTTACAATTATCCGAGTTGACGAACAGCTTTCATAAATATGCCAAAACCATTTTTAGCGAAGTGGATCGGATGAATAAAATACTGGAAAATTTCCTGTCGATTTCTCGAAAAAAATTCGACGTAAAGGCTTTATCTCCAATGGAGGTCATCGATACGGTGGAAGATATCATCCGTTCGGAATGTTTGTTAAATAATGTATATTTTGAGGCAAGCATTGCCAAAACCGAAAGGGTCATCAACATGAACGAAACGATGATTAAACAAGTGCTTTTAAATTTATTGCGAAACTCAATGGAAGCTTATAAACCGGAGCAACGCAAAGTCTTTTCATTAATCACACACGAGTGGCCAAATGACTATGAAATCCAGGTGAAGGACAATGGCCCGGGGATCCCTGGAGCGATCATGAAAAAAATCGGCGAACCTTTTAATACGAGCAAAGAAAAAGGAACGGGGATTGGCATTTCCCTGTCAAAAAAATTATTGAAGACCATCACGGTACTTTTCACGTGGAGAGCGATAAAAATAAGGGAACAGCCACCATTATCACATTGCCTTTTGTGTGACTCCGGCCCAACCATAGGCATATGGGTTGGGCGCTCCCGTTTCAAAGGCTCCCCGTTTACAAACAGACAATGA
- a CDS encoding DUF2624 family protein, producing MNFQMIQQYVKNMSPQQLQALAHSKGYFLTDHEVQKLVHLIQTEHVDFADQASVFAFINKVEKTTSQEHAMLLHDLYQKYGGFLRQ from the coding sequence TTGAATTTTCAAATGATTCAACAGTATGTAAAAAATATGTCTCCGCAACAATTACAGGCGCTTGCCCATAGCAAAGGCTATTTCCTTACTGATCACGAGGTACAAAAGCTTGTGCACCTTATTCAAACAGAACATGTGGATTTCGCTGATCAAGCCTCCGTATTCGCATTTATAAACAAAGTAGAGAAAACAACATCGCAAGAACACGCGATGTTGCTTCATGACCTTTATCAAAAGTACGGGGGCTTTTTGCGACAATAA
- a CDS encoding helix-turn-helix domain-containing protein, whose product MLKFNSIDELKSYVSENVLSSGEAAEYLGVSKQALQSLVKREKVEIIKEIPRDRLFLKSDLDKRLEESKSLRDKYRPYDK is encoded by the coding sequence ATGCTTAAATTCAATTCCATCGATGAGTTAAAATCTTATGTATCAGAGAACGTTTTGTCATCCGGGGAAGCAGCTGAATATCTTGGAGTGTCTAAACAGGCACTCCAATCCCTTGTAAAAAGGGAGAAGGTGGAGATTATTAAGGAGATACCGCGTGATCGGCTTTTTCTAAAATCAGATCTTGATAAGCGATTAGAGGAATCCAAGTCATTACGAGATAAATATAGACCTTATGATAAATAA
- a CDS encoding metal ABC transporter ATP-binding protein — translation MDQQKSVIDIQHITYRYERPPVLDDVSLTVKPGTFLGLVGPNGSGKSTLIRLILGLLKPQIGSVRLFDTDVRKFSNWEKVGYVSQKANRFNAGFPATVFEVVSMGLFGPVGLFRFLGKKERARIYKALDTVGMKSYAKQPIGRLSGGQQQRVFIARALVSNPELLILDEPTVGVDANAARHFYDLLAEFNREHGLTLILVSHDVGTMTRYVSDVACLNQRLHFHGSRSEFEENPDFTALYGHDVQRIVHEHEHGEIAQ, via the coding sequence ATGGATCAACAAAAATCTGTCATTGATATTCAACATATTACGTATCGCTACGAACGCCCTCCCGTCTTGGATGATGTGAGCCTGACGGTAAAGCCGGGAACTTTTCTCGGTCTTGTTGGGCCGAATGGCTCCGGAAAATCGACATTGATTCGTTTGATACTCGGTCTTTTGAAACCGCAAATCGGTTCCGTTCGTCTTTTTGACACCGACGTCCGCAAGTTTTCCAATTGGGAAAAAGTCGGGTATGTGTCCCAAAAAGCGAATCGTTTTAACGCCGGGTTCCCGGCCACGGTCTTTGAAGTGGTGTCCATGGGTTTGTTTGGTCCGGTCGGCTTATTTCGTTTTCTTGGCAAAAAGGAACGGGCACGCATATACAAAGCACTGGACACAGTCGGAATGAAAAGCTATGCAAAGCAACCGATCGGACGTTTATCGGGCGGGCAGCAACAACGGGTATTTATTGCCCGCGCACTCGTCAGCAACCCGGAATTGCTTATTCTCGATGAACCAACGGTTGGCGTTGACGCCAATGCCGCGCGGCATTTTTATGATTTATTGGCGGAGTTTAATCGAGAGCATGGACTTACGCTAATTCTTGTCAGCCATGATGTGGGCACGATGACGCGTTACGTCTCTGACGTTGCTTGCTTAAATCAACGGTTGCATTTTCACGGCAGCAGATCGGAGTTTGAAGAAAATCCGGATTTCACCGCACTGTATGGGCATGATGTCCAACGTATCGTGCATGAACATGAGCATGGAGAAATTGCGCAATGA
- the pgsC gene encoding poly-gamma-glutamate biosynthesis protein PgsC, whose protein sequence is MGLSEIAVALVAGVTFSLFFAEKTGVLPAGLVVPGYLALIIDAPLYALSILFISFATYLVVMQVINRFTILYGRRKFSAMLLTGILLKLGFDSFSGLAPMDIEHLQAIGLIIPGLIANTIQRQGLVPTVASTILLTLFTFGVLTCYQLFLA, encoded by the coding sequence ATGGGATTATCGGAAATCGCTGTTGCGCTTGTAGCGGGTGTAACATTTAGTCTTTTTTTTGCAGAAAAAACAGGGGTCTTACCGGCAGGACTCGTCGTACCAGGGTATTTGGCTCTTATCATCGATGCACCGTTATACGCACTTTCGATCTTGTTCATCAGTTTTGCAACATATCTCGTCGTCATGCAGGTGATCAATCGCTTCACGATCTTGTATGGCCGAAGGAAATTTTCAGCGATGCTATTGACCGGGATTCTGCTCAAACTTGGCTTTGACTCCTTTTCCGGTTTGGCACCCATGGACATTGAACATTTACAAGCCATCGGTTTGATTATTCCTGGTCTAATTGCCAATACCATTCAGAGGCAAGGACTCGTGCCTACGGTAGCGAGCACCATTCTATTGACCTTGTTTACGTTCGGAGTGCTTACGTGTTATCAACTATTTTTAGCTTAG
- a CDS encoding Arm DNA-binding domain-containing protein, translating to MTYYIKVGVDPRTGKYKQKSKGGFKTKKQHKLRLLKWSVHSRLKVTGTLHLRNFFMGGGKFTSYN from the coding sequence GTGACGTACTACATAAAGGTGGGCGTCGATCCGAGGACAGGTAAGTATAAGCAAAAAAGCAAGGGCGGTTTTAAAACAAAAAAGCAACACAAGCTGCGGCTGCTGAAATGGAGCGTACATTCACGTTTGAAGGTGACAGGGACCCTACATTTGAGGAACTTTTTTATGGGTGGCGGGAAGTTCACAAGCTACAATTAA
- a CDS encoding deoxyribonuclease IV, translating into MSDIPRYLGSHVSMSGKKMLLTSSEEAASYGATALMIYTGAPQNTRRKAIEDLNIEAGNAHMKENGIEKVVVHAPYIINIANTQKPETFDLGVRFLRSEIERTEAIGATQIVLHPGSHVGEGPEKGIAKIIEGLNEVITKEQNVQIALETMAGKGSECGRTFDELAQIIDGVTHNEKLSVCFDTCHTHDAGYDIINDFDGVMESFEKTIGLDRLQVLHVNDSKNPQGARKDRHENLGFGHIGFEALNTIVHHETMADIPKILETPYVGEDKKNKKPPYKREIVMLREESHDPEMKEKLTQQ; encoded by the coding sequence ATGAGTGATATTCCACGTTATCTTGGCTCTCACGTATCGATGAGCGGAAAAAAAATGTTGCTGACGTCAAGTGAGGAAGCGGCAAGTTACGGGGCAACAGCGTTAATGATTTATACGGGAGCCCCTCAAAATACGCGCAGAAAAGCAATTGAAGACTTAAATATCGAAGCGGGCAACGCGCATATGAAAGAAAATGGCATTGAAAAAGTGGTTGTTCACGCACCGTACATTATCAATATCGCGAACACACAAAAGCCGGAGACGTTTGACCTCGGGGTTCGCTTTTTACGTTCCGAGATTGAGCGAACAGAAGCGATCGGCGCTACCCAAATTGTGCTTCATCCCGGTTCCCACGTTGGGGAAGGTCCGGAAAAAGGGATTGCGAAAATCATTGAAGGACTAAACGAAGTCATCACAAAAGAACAAAACGTGCAAATCGCGTTGGAAACAATGGCCGGAAAAGGTTCCGAATGTGGGCGTACATTTGATGAATTGGCACAAATTATCGATGGGGTTACCCATAATGAGAAACTATCGGTTTGTTTTGATACTTGCCACACCCACGATGCCGGATACGATATTATCAATGATTTCGATGGGGTGATGGAATCATTTGAGAAAACGATCGGCCTCGACCGCTTGCAAGTGCTTCACGTGAACGACAGTAAAAACCCGCAAGGCGCGCGAAAAGACCGCCACGAAAACCTCGGCTTTGGGCATATTGGGTTTGAGGCTTTAAACACCATTGTCCATCATGAAACAATGGCAGACATTCCCAAAATTTTGGAGACGCCTTATGTCGGAGAAGATAAGAAAAATAAAAAGCCTCCCTATAAGCGTGAAATTGTCATGCTTCGGGAGGAGTCTCATGACCCGGAGATGAAAGAAAAGTTAACCCAACAGTAA
- a CDS encoding YxeA family protein, which produces MKKVFIVILAFFLFVVAVPIGIYFSVDEMTRVNLNPFTEEEQWYVQVDSEGIIGEEEQGAVYYELLAINEEGEQKDIEFMALNELKEDAYIQLIVEEEIVTTYEEVQEAEVPDHFNAN; this is translated from the coding sequence ATGAAGAAAGTATTCATTGTTATTCTTGCATTCTTTTTATTTGTTGTGGCAGTGCCAATTGGCATTTATTTTTCTGTGGATGAAATGACTCGCGTTAACCTTAACCCTTTTACAGAAGAAGAACAATGGTATGTGCAGGTAGATTCAGAGGGAATAATAGGGGAAGAAGAACAGGGTGCAGTTTATTATGAACTCCTTGCCATAAATGAGGAAGGGGAGCAAAAAGACATTGAATTCATGGCACTTAACGAATTAAAAGAAGATGCGTATATACAATTAATTGTCGAGGAAGAGATCGTAACCACGTATGAAGAGGTACAAGAAGCAGAGGTTCCGGATCATTTTAATGCCAATTAA
- a CDS encoding metal ABC transporter permease, producing the protein MIDVFFQYDFLRQALFSGIMIGLAAPLLGVFLVVKRMSLVADALSHITLTGIAFHFLLASFFITLVDIDPLYMGMAFALVGALLINQLRKVYSHFKEVAIPIIMSAGIGLGVVFISIADGFNTDLFAYLFGSVAAVGRTDFYTILVVTLVVALLLVFFYKEWFFLSFDEEQAKVSGLPGKWLDVVFMILVALVISAAMRIVGILLVSALMTLPVAAAMQWAKSFKQMFFYSALFGEIAVLAGIIFGFYLDLAPGGVIVVVAVAILLSSLGMKKIGKQASQYPHLPQ; encoded by the coding sequence ATGATCGATGTATTTTTTCAATATGACTTTCTTCGCCAAGCATTGTTTTCCGGGATTATGATCGGCCTTGCCGCCCCGTTGCTCGGGGTATTTCTCGTCGTTAAACGGATGTCGCTCGTGGCTGATGCCCTGTCTCACATTACGCTGACCGGCATTGCCTTTCATTTTTTGCTGGCATCGTTTTTCATCACGCTGGTTGATATTGATCCGTTATATATGGGGATGGCGTTTGCGCTGGTTGGAGCGTTGTTGATCAATCAGTTGCGCAAAGTTTATAGCCATTTCAAAGAAGTGGCGATCCCGATTATTATGTCGGCGGGTATCGGCCTTGGCGTCGTATTTATCTCGATTGCAGATGGGTTTAACACTGATTTGTTTGCTTATTTGTTCGGAAGTGTTGCCGCGGTTGGCCGCACGGATTTTTATACGATTTTGGTGGTCACCTTGGTCGTCGCATTGCTTTTGGTCTTTTTTTATAAAGAGTGGTTTTTCCTTTCGTTTGATGAAGAGCAAGCGAAGGTTTCCGGGTTGCCAGGGAAATGGCTGGATGTTGTTTTTATGATTCTCGTGGCACTCGTCATTTCCGCGGCGATGAGAATTGTCGGCATTTTACTCGTCTCTGCATTGATGACGCTCCCGGTTGCCGCCGCGATGCAATGGGCAAAGAGTTTCAAGCAAATGTTTTTTTACTCGGCACTTTTCGGGGAAATTGCTGTGCTGGCCGGGATTATTTTCGGATTTTATTTGGATTTGGCACCCGGCGGAGTCATCGTCGTTGTTGCGGTGGCCATATTGCTTTCCAGCCTCGGGATGAAAAAAATCGGGAAACAAGCATCTCAATACCCCCACTTGCCACAATGA
- a CDS encoding DEAD/DEAH box helicase, which produces MSRFSHLEIDARLIKHLQAEEIDRPTEIQERLIPAILRGKDVIGQSQTGTGKTLAFALPILSGIHPDDHYVQAVVTAPTRELAEQLYRVFNKCKKDSGMEDIRIRRVIGGTDKERNVADLQQPPHVVIATPGRLHDLVIKENVLDVHRVRTLVVDEADQMMEMGFLEALDQAIARMPEALQMLVFSASIPQRLQPFLKKYMNQPRHVHVKPEQPSPKNLTHYLIPLRSRGRQQLVVEMAALLRPYLCLIFVNTKKEAEEVTDLFIAHGLQTECMHGDLSPRARKRSMRNIERAAVPYVVCTDIAARGMDIKGVSHIINMQLPRDLQYFLHRAGRTARAGASGEVFTIVSKEDYPALHQLQKQRFTFQYLDIKKGEWQEIDQLGSGYAPGSQRSKSRKKQRDTPQKKRRKRK; this is translated from the coding sequence ATGTCAAGGTTTAGCCACCTGGAAATTGATGCACGTTTAATCAAACATTTGCAAGCCGAAGAAATTGACCGGCCGACGGAAATTCAAGAACGGCTGATTCCTGCTATATTAAGGGGAAAAGATGTGATCGGCCAGTCGCAAACGGGCACCGGGAAGACACTTGCGTTTGCCTTGCCCATATTGTCGGGGATTCACCCTGATGACCATTATGTGCAAGCCGTGGTGACTGCCCCGACGAGAGAATTGGCCGAACAGCTTTACCGGGTTTTTAATAAATGCAAAAAAGACAGCGGCATGGAAGACATTCGTATCCGGCGAGTCATTGGCGGAACGGATAAAGAACGGAACGTGGCTGACCTTCAACAACCGCCGCACGTTGTCATTGCAACGCCGGGGAGGTTACACGATCTTGTGATAAAGGAAAACGTCCTTGATGTTCATCGCGTACGGACGCTTGTCGTTGATGAAGCAGACCAAATGATGGAAATGGGTTTCTTGGAAGCGTTGGATCAAGCGATCGCCCGTATGCCGGAAGCGTTGCAAATGCTCGTCTTTTCCGCCAGCATCCCGCAACGCCTTCAGCCCTTTTTAAAAAAATACATGAATCAACCGCGCCATGTGCACGTGAAACCGGAACAACCTTCCCCGAAAAACCTAACCCATTATCTGATCCCGTTACGAAGTCGCGGGCGCCAACAATTGGTAGTGGAAATGGCCGCTCTCTTACGTCCGTATCTATGCTTGATTTTTGTCAATACGAAAAAAGAAGCGGAAGAAGTAACGGATCTATTTATTGCGCACGGACTCCAAACCGAGTGCATGCATGGCGACCTTTCCCCTCGTGCCCGTAAACGATCGATGCGGAATATTGAACGCGCGGCTGTGCCTTATGTGGTTTGTACCGATATTGCCGCCCGCGGGATGGACATTAAAGGGGTTTCTCACATTATTAATATGCAACTGCCGCGGGATTTGCAATACTTTTTGCATCGGGCAGGGCGGACGGCGCGAGCGGGGGCTTCCGGCGAAGTTTTCACGATTGTTTCCAAAGAAGACTACCCGGCGTTGCATCAATTGCAAAAACAAAGGTTCACCTTTCAGTATTTGGATATTAAAAAAGGGGAATGGCAAGAAATTGATCAATTGGGCAGTGGTTATGCACCGGGAAGCCAACGTTCAAAGTCCCGGAAAAAGCAAAGGGATACGCCCCAAAAAAAGAGGAGGAAAAGAAAATGA
- a CDS encoding DUF5067 domain-containing protein, which produces MKKYLVALGFGALLVLSACGESDNEDGAEEAEAEETKEEEPETHEIKIEPQSAMENDSIIVEGETNFEDGTEIEYRVTDSDGDQQDGIFNVEDGSFDEEIDVSDFTEGEIEVLLGYFSEMQPDDIQEIYGQNGEYIEHDDLEDGNLIFGDYYTIEGDDEDAEIVEGEAMEIDDYTLTVQDYALSTDHEGDDVLVIEYDWVNDSDENAAPHMTFSFTGYQDGVETGREGVVEGVDLGTGQSDVQPGGEVEGAETTVGIDDMDKELELELDVLISFDSEPYTTTIDLDDVE; this is translated from the coding sequence ATGAAAAAATACTTAGTGGCATTAGGTTTTGGGGCGTTACTTGTTTTATCAGCTTGTGGTGAAAGCGACAACGAAGATGGTGCCGAGGAAGCAGAAGCAGAAGAAACTAAGGAAGAAGAACCAGAAACGCATGAAATAAAGATTGAGCCTCAAAGTGCGATGGAAAACGATAGCATCATTGTTGAAGGCGAAACAAACTTTGAGGATGGAACGGAAATTGAATACAGAGTCACTGACTCCGATGGCGATCAACAAGATGGAATCTTTAATGTTGAAGATGGTTCATTCGATGAAGAAATAGACGTAAGTGATTTTACTGAGGGCGAGATAGAAGTTCTTTTGGGTTATTTTTCAGAAATGCAACCGGATGATATCCAAGAAATCTATGGTCAAAATGGAGAATACATTGAACACGATGACCTAGAAGACGGTAATCTTATTTTCGGGGATTATTACACAATCGAAGGTGACGATGAGGACGCAGAGATAGTCGAAGGAGAAGCGATGGAGATCGATGATTATACATTGACCGTTCAAGATTACGCGTTGAGCACCGATCATGAGGGTGATGACGTCCTTGTTATTGAGTACGATTGGGTGAATGATTCTGACGAAAACGCAGCTCCGCATATGACATTTAGCTTTACTGGCTATCAAGATGGTGTCGAAACCGGAAGAGAAGGCGTAGTCGAAGGCGTTGATTTGGGTACTGGACAAAGTGACGTGCAGCCCGGCGGAGAAGTAGAAGGAGCAGAAACAACGGTCGGAATTGACGATATGGACAAAGAACTCGAATTAGAATTGGACGTCCTGATTTCTTTTGACAGCGAACCATATACAACAACGATTGATTTAGATGATGTAGAGTAA
- a CDS encoding N-terminal phage integrase SAM-like domain-containing protein: MERTFTFEGDRDPTFEELFYGWREVHKLQLKQTTITNTEGMFKNHILPHFGKMKIKKITRGHCQEFIKKMSPGTVQPARTKVTMIFRYAIQENIISKNPMDYVVMPKKVNWN; this comes from the coding sequence ATGGAGCGTACATTCACGTTTGAAGGTGACAGGGACCCTACATTTGAGGAACTTTTTTATGGGTGGCGGGAAGTTCACAAGCTACAATTAAAGCAGACGACGATCACCAATACGGAAGGCATGTTTAAAAATCACATACTCCCCCATTTCGGTAAAATGAAGATTAAAAAAATCACGCGTGGGCATTGTCAAGAATTTATCAAAAAGATGTCTCCTGGCACTGTACAACCTGCTCGAACAAAGGTGACGATGATTTTCCGGTATGCTATTCAAGAAAACATCATATCTAAGAATCCGATGGACTATGTTGTCATGCCGAAAAAAGTGAACTGGAATTGA